The following coding sequences are from one Haliotis asinina isolate JCU_RB_2024 chromosome 3, JCU_Hal_asi_v2, whole genome shotgun sequence window:
- the LOC137277522 gene encoding MFS-type transporter SLC18B1-like — MEKDLQVNERTPILTDSGNLAIVEKKNADHDENSNERVEFSFNKLNHKKKLTFLTLAFVNFCACTCFSLLAPFFPKEAASKGASQTIVGFIFGCFEFVIFVSSPVFGTFLTRLGPKFVFISGVFVCGSCSILFGVLDRSPSGTIFIVMCFVCRSVEALGCSAFITASFAIVAYSFPDHVTTVFGTLETFSGLGLMIGPPIGGALYQLGGYGLPFWTLGGLCLMCAISSFFFMPSNNEARQPYKGSVFTLLTSLEVWVTCFSIFCGSFSLGFLDPTLASHLHEFNLSTLVVGFIFLAAPAVYGFTAPIWGWVGDAKGQVKSLMVVGNFMSCVAFLLMGPCPLLPFLPFTLWLNIVSLMMVGLFVGCALIPTLTCLLICARKLGFKDSLDTYALVSGLFNSAYCLGTFIGPTLGGVLKEHFGFGWASSLVAAMFLLAGINLSLYICCTKDCSCCHGEKRSEYTVLEGSNDSTPIGRPLEETTA, encoded by the exons ATGGAAAAGGATTTACAAGTGAATGAAAGGACCCccatactcactgactcagGCAATCTTGCAATTGTGGAAAAGAAGAATGCAGATCATGATGAAAACAGCAATGAGAGAGTCGAGttttcatttaacaaattgaatcataaaaagaagttgacatttCTCACATTAGCGTTTGTGAACTTCTGTGCATGCACATGTTTCTCTCTGCTTGCGCCATTCTTCCCAAAAGAG GCTGCGTCAAAGGGGGCATCTCAAACTATTGTTGGATTTATTTTTGGCTGCTTTgaatttgtcatatttgtatcatCACCAGTATTTGGAACATTT ttaaCCAGATTAGGACCTAAATTTGTGTTCATATCtggagtgtttgtgtgtggatcATGCAGTATTCTCTTTGG GGTATTAGATCGATCGCCGTCAGGCACCATTTTCATCGTCATGTGCTTCGTGTGCCGATCTGTAGAAGCCCTGGGTTGTTCCGCTTTCATTACAGCCAGCTTTGCGATAGTGGCCTACTCATTTCCTGACCACGTGACCACAGTGTTT GGAACCTTGGAAACATTCAGTGGGCTGGGCCTTATGATTGGACCTCCAATAGGGGGCGCTCTGTATCAG CTAGGTGGTTATGGTCTGCCGTTCTGGACACTAGGTGGCTTATGTCTGATGTGTGCTATCTCGTCGTTCTTCTTCATGCCATCTAATAACG AGGCACGCCAGCCCTACAAGGGTTCTGTGTTCACCCTGCTGACAAGTCTGGAGGTGTGGGTCACATGCTTCTCTATATTCTGTGGATCTTTCTCCCTCGGGTTCCTCGACCCAACTCTGGCCTCCCATCTCCATGAG TTCAACCTGAGTACCTTGGTTGTAGGATTCATCTTCCTGGCAGCTCCAGCAGTGTATGGTTTCACAGCCCCCATCTGGGGCTGGGTCGGAGATGCCAAG GGTCAGGTCAAGTCACTGATGGTGGTGGGGAACTTCATGTCATGCGTTGCCTTCCTCCTGATGGGCCCCTGTCCGCTGCTGCCTTTCCTGCCATT TACATTGTGGCTAAATATCGTCAGCTTGATGATGGTTGGACTCTTTGTTGGTTGTGCCCTCATACCTACCTTGACCTGCCTTCTCATTTGTGCCAG GAAACTTGGATTTAAAGACAGTTTAGACACCTATGCTTTAGTCTCTGGGCTTTTCAATTCAGCATACTGTTTGGG GACTTTTATAGGCCCCACACTTGGTGGAGTGTTAAAGGAACACTTTGGCTTCGGCTGGGCATCCTCATTAGTAGCAGCTATGTTTCTTTTGGCC GGTATAAACCTGTCTTTGTATATATGCTGCACAAAGGATTGCAGTTGTTGCCATGGTGAAAAGAGAAGTGAATACACAGTATTAGAAGGGTCCAATGACTCAACACCCATAGGAAGACCACTGGAGGAAACTACAGCGTGA